The proteins below are encoded in one region of Paramisgurnus dabryanus chromosome 2, PD_genome_1.1, whole genome shotgun sequence:
- the gpr185b gene encoding G-protein coupled receptor 12 encodes MIHSLAAAMSNQLQNTSSLSTAGTWNLLDVRNSSPVQTAELQPLTVSPWDIALCVTGTLISCENAIVIAILFYTPTLRAPMFILIGSLAFADLLAGLGLILNFVFIYMLNNEFVTLFSVGMLIAAFSASVLNILAITVDRYLSLYNALTYHTERTVTYTYVMVVVIWLVCIVLGLLPVLGWNCLQDEASCSVCRPVTKNNAVALAVTFLLVFALMMQLYLQICKIAFRHAQQIAVQHQFMAISTTKGVSTLSVILCSFAACWMPFAMYSIVADSSYPMIYTYATVLPATCNSVINPIIYAYRNPDIQKSLWLACCGCVPSNFSLRPRTSSDV; translated from the coding sequence ATGATTCACTCTCTTGCAGCAGCAATGAGCAACCAACTTCAAAACACCTCTTCCCTCTCCACGGCGGGCACGTGGAATCTCCTGGACGTGCGGAACTCATCACCGGTGCAAACGGCAGAGCTGCAGCCCCTCACCGTTAGCCCGTGGGACATTGCGCTGTGCGTGACGGGCACGCTCATCTCCTGTGAGAATGCAATCGTGATTGCCATCCTATTTTACACGCCCACACTGAGAGCTCCTATGTTCATTCTAATAGGAAGTCTTGCGTTTGCAGACCTGCTTGCCGGACTTGGCCTCATTCTCAACTTTGTCTTCATCTATATGCTGAACAATGAGTTTGTGACTCTGTTCTCTGTCGGCATGCTGATCGCCGCCTTCTCCGCATCAGTGCTCAACATCTTGGCCATCACAGTGGATCGCTACTTGTCCCTCTACAATGCTCTGACATACCACACAGAGCGCACCGTGACCTACACCTATGTGATGGTGGTGGTCATTTGGCTGGTGTGCATCGTCCTGGGCCTGCTGCCAGTGCTCGGTTGGAACTGCCTACAAGATGAGGCCAGCTGCAGTGTTTGTAGGCCAGTCACCAAGAACAACGCTGTGGCGCTCGCTGTGACATTCTTGCTGGTGTTTGCCCTCATGATGCAGCTTTACCTGCAGATCTGTAAGATCGCCTTCCGCCACGCGCAGCAAATCGCTGTTCAGCACCAGTTTATGGCCATTTCCACTACGAAAGGTGTTTCCACACTCTCAGTCATCCTCTGCTCATTTGCCGCATGCTGGATGCCCTTCGCCATGTACTCCATTGTGGCGGACTCCAGCTACCCAATGATCTACACGTATGCAACGGTGCTGCCAGCGACATGTAATTCGGTCATAAACCCAATCATATATGCTTACAGAAACCCAGACATCCAGAAATCCCTGTGGCTTGCCTGCTGCGGTTGTGTACCGTCCAACTTCTCCTTGCGGCCAAGGACATCAAGCGATGTATAG